From the genome of Croceibacterium atlanticum:
CGCCCCGCTGCACGCGCCATGCGAAGGGCGGATGGGGGCTGCCGTCCAGCTGCCCGCTGATGCGGCGGGCGCGGTCCGCGCGCACTGTGGCAATCACGCCGGCAATCGCGGCAAGCTGGCGGGAAAGCTGATCCGATGCCGGTGCGCCGGTGAAGCCGTCCGGATATTCCTCCGCAATGAAGCCCGTGGTCAGTTCCCCGGCGCGGAACCGCGGGTGTTGCATCAGGGCGGACAGGAAATCGACATTGTGGCCTGGCCCCTCGATCCGGAACGCGTCCAGCGCCTGCACCTGCAGATCCGCCGCCTCGTCACGCGTTTCGCCCCATGTGATCAGCTTGGCGATCATCGGGTCATAGAAGATCGACACTTCGCCGCCTTCGGCCACACCATCATCCACGCGGACATAGGGGCCGTCCGGCGCGCCCTCTTCGGCAGGTTCGGCAAAGGGCGCCTGCCGCAATTCGGCAGGGGGCGGGGCATAGCGCACCAGCCGGCCGATGCTGGGCAGGAAACCGCGATAGGGATCTTCGGCATAGATCCGGTTCTCGATCGCCCAGCCATTGATGCCGATATCGCCCTGCGCGAATGGCAGTTTCTCGCCCGCGGCCACGCGGATCATCTGTTCCACCAGATCCACGCCGGTGATCGCTTCCGTCACCGGATGTTCGACCTGCAGGCGGGTGTTCATTTCAAGGAAGTAGAAACTCTCCCCCGTCGGGTCCGCCCCGCTGACGATCAGTTCCACCGTCCCGGCCGAGAAATAGCCGACTGCGCGGGCCAGCGCGACGGCCTGTTCGCCCATCTTGCGCCGCATCTCCGGCGTCACGAAGGGGGAGGGCGCTTCTTCCACTACCTTCTGGTGGCGGCGCTGGATCGAACATTCGCGTTCGTTGAGATAGACGATATTGCCGTGCTGATCCCCCAGCACCTGAATTTCGATATGGCGCGGGCTCTCGATGAATTTCTCGATGAAGACGCGGTCATCGCCGAAACTGTTCAAGCCTTCGCGCTGCGTCGCTTCGAAGCCTTCGCGCACATCCGTGTCGTTCCAGGCCAGCCGCATGCCCTTGCCGCCGCCGCCGGCACTGGCCTTCATTATCACCGGATAACCGATACGGTTCGCTTCTCGCAGGGCCTGTTCCGTATCGGCAATCGCACCTTCCGAACCGGGAACCACATTCACGCCCGCTTCGGCCGCCAGCTTCTTGCTTTCGATCTTGTCGCCCATGGCGGCGATCGCCTTGGCCGGTGGGCCGATAAAGGCGATGCCTTCCGCCGCCAGCGCTTCCACGAAGCTCGCCCGTTCGGACAGGAAGCCATAGCCGGGATGCACGGCCTCGGCCCCGGTCTGCTTGCAGGCGGCGATGATCTTTTCCGGCAGCAGATAGCTTTCGGCGGCGGGGGCGGGGCCGATATGCACCGCCTCATCCGCCAGCGCGACATGCGGGCTGCGCGCGTCTGCATCGGAATAGACCGCCACCGTGGCAATGCCCATCCGCCGCGCCGTGCGGATCACGCGGCAGGCGATTTCACCACGGTTGGCGATGAGGATCTTGGAGAACACGCCGCGGTCAGACCTGATCCAGCGCCTGCGCCATATCGGCGATGATATCGTCGATATGTTCGATGCCGACAGAGACGCGCATCACGTCCGGCCCGGCACCGGCCTGCACCAGTTCCTCGCCCTCCAGCTGGCTATGGGTGGTGCTGGCCGGGTGGATGATCAGCGAGCGTGTATCGCCGATATTGGCGAGGTGGCTGAACAATTTGACGGACGAAACCAGCTTCACACCCGCATCATATCCGCCCTTCAGGCCGAAGGTGAACACCGCGCCGCCTTTGCCGCCGAGATATTTCTGAGCCAGCGCGTGATAGGGATTGTCGGCAAGACCCGCATAGGAAACCCAGTCCACTTTCGGATGATCTTGCAGCCATTGCGCCAGGGCGAGGGCATTGCTGCAATGCCGTTCCATCCGCAGCGGCAGCGTCTCCATGCCGGTCAGGGCAAGGAAGGCGTTCATCGGCGCCATGGCCGGGCCAAGATCGCGCAGGCCCAGCACGCGGCAGGCGATGATGAAGGCGATCGGGCCGACCGCTTCGGTAAAGACCGCGCCGTGATAGGATGCGTTGGGCTGGGTCATGGTCGGGAACTTGTCGCTCGCCCCCCAGTCGAATTTGCCGGAATCCACGATCAGCCCGCCAATGGAATTGCCATGGCCATTCAGGAACTTGGTTGCCGAATGGACGACGATATCGGCGCCATGTTCGATCGGGCGGCACAGCATTGGCGTGGCCAGCGTGTTGTCCACCACCAGCGGCACGCCCGCATCATGCGCGACCTTGGCGATAGCTTCGATATCCTGCACCACGCCGCCCGGATTGGCGAGGCTTTCGATAAAGACGGCGCGGGTCTTGTCGGTAATGGCGGCGGCAACTTCCGCCGGATTATCCGCATCGACGAATTTGGTGTGCCAGTCCATTTTCAGGAAGCTCTGGCCCAGCTGGTTGAGTGAGCCGCCGTAGAGCTTTTTGGCGGCAACGATTTCGCAGCCCGGTTCCATCAGCGTGTGAAAGACGATGAACTGCGCCGCATGGCCCGATGCCACGCCCAGCGCGGCCGCGCCGCCTTCCATGGCCGCGATCTTGCCTTCCAGCGCGCCATTGGTGGGGTTCATGATGCGGGTGTAGATATTCCCGAATTCCTGCAGGCCGAACAGGCGGGCGGCATGGTCCACATCGTCGAACACATAGCTGGCCGTCTGGTAGATCGGCGTGATCCGTGCCTTGGTCGTCGGATCGGGCGCGGTCCCCGCGTGGATCGCCATGGTTTCGATATTGTGCTGTTCGGTCTCGCTCATTCGTCTCTCTCCCAATCGGCAATGTTGCGCCAATGGCGGCCCTATTCGGGCCAAACCTCGATATCATGCAATTCTTCGATACGCGTCTTTGTCAGCGCGGTCTTGCAGGTCGCCACCAGCAACGGCTCCAGCGATCCGCCGCGTGCGAGATAGCCGTCCGTGGCGCAATGTGCATCGCGATATTTCAGCCAGGCGCGCTGCGCTTCCAGCAATTGTTCGAAATAGCCGGGCCTGCCGTCATGGCTGGTGTCATAGACCATGTCCCGCTGCTTCATCCGCGATGCGGTGGCATCCCATTGCGTGTTGAGCGCTTCGTCCGCGGCGAGGAAATCCTGCTGGGCGCACCAGTTCATTTCCTGCTGCTGGACCGGGTCATCGCAATTCCACTCGGGATTGGGCGTGGCCGCCTGGGCGGCGGCGGCAAGCAGGGGTAGGATAATCATTCCGCTGGCTCCCGTTCACAGGCGGCGCGCATCGGTTCTTCGCCTTCCATTGCCTTCATGCCCAGCCGCGCCAGCAGGACGGCGTCTTCGTC
Proteins encoded in this window:
- a CDS encoding acetyl-CoA carboxylase biotin carboxylase subunit, encoding MFSKILIANRGEIACRVIRTARRMGIATVAVYSDADARSPHVALADEAVHIGPAPAAESYLLPEKIIAACKQTGAEAVHPGYGFLSERASFVEALAAEGIAFIGPPAKAIAAMGDKIESKKLAAEAGVNVVPGSEGAIADTEQALREANRIGYPVIMKASAGGGGKGMRLAWNDTDVREGFEATQREGLNSFGDDRVFIEKFIESPRHIEIQVLGDQHGNIVYLNERECSIQRRHQKVVEEAPSPFVTPEMRRKMGEQAVALARAVGYFSAGTVELIVSGADPTGESFYFLEMNTRLQVEHPVTEAITGVDLVEQMIRVAAGEKLPFAQGDIGINGWAIENRIYAEDPYRGFLPSIGRLVRYAPPPAELRQAPFAEPAEEGAPDGPYVRVDDGVAEGGEVSIFYDPMIAKLITWGETRDEAADLQVQALDAFRIEGPGHNVDFLSALMQHPRFRAGELTTGFIAEEYPDGFTGAPASDQLSRQLAAIAGVIATVRADRARRISGQLDGSPHPPFAWRVQRGDASWDVAITEEDILVDGEAIDISMEYTPGDWLVSARFGEEDLTAQVQPGLLGLTLTARGAKHKLTVLPTRMSELADHMIEKVPPDLSRFLICPMPGLLVRLHVAEGEQVEPGQPLATIEAMKMENILRAEKSGTVSSISAAEGDSLAADTVIMELD
- a CDS encoding O-acetylhomoserine aminocarboxypropyltransferase codes for the protein MSETEQHNIETMAIHAGTAPDPTTKARITPIYQTASYVFDDVDHAARLFGLQEFGNIYTRIMNPTNGALEGKIAAMEGGAAALGVASGHAAQFIVFHTLMEPGCEIVAAKKLYGGSLNQLGQSFLKMDWHTKFVDADNPAEVAAAITDKTRAVFIESLANPGGVVQDIEAIAKVAHDAGVPLVVDNTLATPMLCRPIEHGADIVVHSATKFLNGHGNSIGGLIVDSGKFDWGASDKFPTMTQPNASYHGAVFTEAVGPIAFIIACRVLGLRDLGPAMAPMNAFLALTGMETLPLRMERHCSNALALAQWLQDHPKVDWVSYAGLADNPYHALAQKYLGGKGGAVFTFGLKGGYDAGVKLVSSVKLFSHLANIGDTRSLIIHPASTTHSQLEGEELVQAGAGPDVMRVSVGIEHIDDIIADMAQALDQV
- a CDS encoding lysozyme inhibitor LprI family protein — its product is MIILPLLAAAAQAATPNPEWNCDDPVQQQEMNWCAQQDFLAADEALNTQWDATASRMKQRDMVYDTSHDGRPGYFEQLLEAQRAWLKYRDAHCATDGYLARGGSLEPLLVATCKTALTKTRIEELHDIEVWPE